A single genomic interval of Aedes aegypti strain LVP_AGWG chromosome 1, AaegL5.0 Primary Assembly, whole genome shotgun sequence harbors:
- the LOC5565955 gene encoding tubulin beta chain isoform X1, whose amino-acid sequence MREIVHLQAGQCGNQIGSKFWEIISDEHGIDPTGHYHGDNDLQLDRIDVYYTEVNGNKYVPRAVLVDLEPGTMDSVRQSPYGALFRPDNYVYGQSGAGNNWAKGHYTEGAELVDNVLEVIRKESENCDCLQGFQLAHSLGGGTGSGMGTLLISKIREEYPDRIMNTFSVVPSPKVSDTVVEPYNATLSIHQLVENTDETFCIDNEALYDICFRTLKLSSPTYGDLNHLVSVTMSGVTTCLRFPGQLNADLRKLAVNMVPFPRLHFFMPGFAPLTAKGSQQYRALTVPELTNQMFDSKNMMTACDPRHGRYLTCAAIFRGVMSMKEVDQQMLNVQSKNSSYFVEWIPNNVKVAVCDIAPRGLKMSATFIGNTTAIQEIFKRISEQFTAMFRRKAFLHWYTGEGMDEMEFTEAESNMNDLISEYQQYQDASVEDYEDGEEMIEEEGEQHVE is encoded by the exons TTTTGGGAAATCATCTCAGACGAGCATGGAATCGATCCAACTGGACACTACCACGGTGACAATGACCTCCAGCTGGACCGGATCGACGTGTACTACACGGAGGTCAACGGTAACAAGTACGTCCCACGTGCCGTCCTCGTCGATTTGGAACCGGGTACCATGGATTCGGTTCGCCAGTCGCCCTACGGTGCCCTATTCAGACCGGACAACTACGTGTACGGTCAATCCGGTGCCG GTAACAACTGGGCCAAGGGTCACTACACAGAAGGTGCCGAGCTGGTAGACAACGTCCTGGAGGTGATACGCAAGGAATCGGAGAACTGCGATTGCCTGCAGGGCTTCCAGCTGGCACATTCGCTCGGTGGTGGAACCGGATCCGGTATGGGCACACTGCTCATCTCCAAAATCCGCGAAGAATACCCCGACAGAATTATGAACACATTTTCCGTTGTTCCATCGCCCAAG GTTTCGGATACTGTTGTTGAGCCGTACAATGCCACCCTGTCCATTCATCAGTTGGTGGAAAACACCGACGAAACGTTCTGCATCGATAACGAAGCCCTCTACGATATCTGCTTCCGCACGCTGAAGCTCAGCTCGCCAACCTACGGCGACCTGAACCATCTAGTCTCT GTCACAATGTCCGGAGTGACGACGTGCCTCCGGTTCCCCGGTCAGCTGAATGCCGATCTGCGCAAGCTGGCCGTCAACATGGTTCCATTCCCGCGGTTGCACTTCTTCATGCCCGGCTTCGCACCGCTCACTGCCAAGGGCTCGCAGCAGTACCGTGCGTTGACCGTGCCCGAGCTGACCAACCAGATGTTCGACTCCAAGAACATGATGACGGCGTGCGATCCCAGGCACGGCCGGTACCTGACCTGTGCCGCCATCTTCCGAG GTGTCATGTCGATGAAGGAAGTCGACCAGCAGATGTTGAACGTCCAGAGCAAAAACAGCAGCTACTTCGTGGAGTGGATTCCGAACAACGTGAAGGTCGCCGTGTGTGACATCGCTCCGCGTGGCCTCAAGATGTCGGCAACGTTCATTGGCAATACGACGGCCATCCAGGAGATCTTCAAGCGCATCTCCGAACAGTTCACGGCCATGTTCCGGCGCAAGGCTTTCCTGCACTGGTACACCGGCGAGGGTATGGACGAGATGGAGTTCACCGAGGCCGAATCGAACATGAACGATTTGATTTCCGAGTACCAGCAGTATCAGGACGCGTCCGTTGAAGACTACGAGGATGGGGAGGAGATGATTGAGGAGGAAGGTGAACAACATGTGGAATAG
- the LOC5565955 gene encoding tubulin beta chain isoform X2, producing the protein MREIVHLQAGQCGNQIGSKFWEIISDEHGIDPTGHYHGDNDLQLDRIDVYYTEVNGNKYVPRAVLVDLEPGTMDSVRQSPYGALFRPDNYVYGQSGAGNNWAKGHYTEGAELVDNVLEVIRKESENCDCLQGFQLAHSLGGGTGSGMGTLLISKIREEYPDRIMNTFSVVPSPKVSDVVLEPYNATLSVHQLVENSDATNCIDNEALYDICMRTLRLANPAYADLNHLISVTMSGVTTCLRFPGQLNADLRKLAVNMVPFPRLHFFMPGFAPLTAKGSQQYRALTVPELTNQMFDSKNMMTACDPRHGRYLTCAAIFRGVMSMKEVDQQMLNVQSKNSSYFVEWIPNNVKVAVCDIAPRGLKMSATFIGNTTAIQEIFKRISEQFTAMFRRKAFLHWYTGEGMDEMEFTEAESNMNDLISEYQQYQDASVEDYEDGEEMIEEEGEQHVE; encoded by the exons TTTTGGGAAATCATCTCAGACGAGCATGGAATCGATCCAACTGGACACTACCACGGTGACAATGACCTCCAGCTGGACCGGATCGACGTGTACTACACGGAGGTCAACGGTAACAAGTACGTCCCACGTGCCGTCCTCGTCGATTTGGAACCGGGTACCATGGATTCGGTTCGCCAGTCGCCCTACGGTGCCCTATTCAGACCGGACAACTACGTGTACGGTCAATCCGGTGCCG GTAACAACTGGGCCAAGGGTCACTACACAGAAGGTGCCGAGCTGGTAGACAACGTCCTGGAGGTGATACGCAAGGAATCGGAGAACTGCGATTGCCTGCAGGGCTTCCAGCTGGCACATTCGCTCGGTGGTGGAACCGGATCCGGTATGGGCACACTGCTCATCTCCAAAATCCGCGAAGAATACCCCGACAGAATTATGAACACATTTTCCGTTGTTCCATCGCCCAAG GTGTCGGATGTAGTTCTCGAACCGTACAACGCCACCCTCTCGGTTCACCAACTGGTGGAGAACAGCGACGCCACAAACTGCATCGATAACGAAGCGCTCTACGACATCTGCATGCGGACGCTGCGACTGGCCAACCCAGCCTACGCTGATCTAAACCACCTGATCTCC GTCACAATGTCCGGAGTGACGACGTGCCTCCGGTTCCCCGGTCAGCTGAATGCCGATCTGCGCAAGCTGGCCGTCAACATGGTTCCATTCCCGCGGTTGCACTTCTTCATGCCCGGCTTCGCACCGCTCACTGCCAAGGGCTCGCAGCAGTACCGTGCGTTGACCGTGCCCGAGCTGACCAACCAGATGTTCGACTCCAAGAACATGATGACGGCGTGCGATCCCAGGCACGGCCGGTACCTGACCTGTGCCGCCATCTTCCGAG GTGTCATGTCGATGAAGGAAGTCGACCAGCAGATGTTGAACGTCCAGAGCAAAAACAGCAGCTACTTCGTGGAGTGGATTCCGAACAACGTGAAGGTCGCCGTGTGTGACATCGCTCCGCGTGGCCTCAAGATGTCGGCAACGTTCATTGGCAATACGACGGCCATCCAGGAGATCTTCAAGCGCATCTCCGAACAGTTCACGGCCATGTTCCGGCGCAAGGCTTTCCTGCACTGGTACACCGGCGAGGGTATGGACGAGATGGAGTTCACCGAGGCCGAATCGAACATGAACGATTTGATTTCCGAGTACCAGCAGTATCAGGACGCGTCCGTTGAAGACTACGAGGATGGGGAGGAGATGATTGAGGAGGAAGGTGAACAACATGTGGAATAG